The Herminiimonas arsenitoxidans sequence ATCACCATCGGGCCGGGTTATATGTTCTCCACCACCAACGGTTACAGCAACTTCATCCGCCTGAACTATAGCTATCCGTGGTCAGCCAGCATAGAAGAAGCGCTCAAGACTATCGGCAAGCTGGTCGTCGATTGCATGCGCCAGGCAGAACGTGCGGTTGATGCGCGAACGCGTGAAAACTATAATATGAGGTAACACGCAGCTTTCAAGCTGTCGTGCGTATGCAGCTCCATAGAGAGCGCATCGGAGACGAGATGTTCGATTGCAACAAGCATCGCCTTACGGCGAGTGCTATCGGACATCAGCATTTATGCATAAAAAGGAAAGCGGACCATCATGGCCAACGCGGACGCATCGCAACACGAGGATGAATTGGATCCGGTCAAAGTCACCATCCTGCGACACTTATGGGAAGCATCGCAAGAGAGCGCATTGTGGTCATTGGCCAAACTCAGCAAACGCTCGTGCATACCAATGAGCACATTACGCCGCACACTCAGTGAGTTTGAAGATGCCGGCATCGTCGATGTAACGACGCATGAAGACGGACGTATTTTTGCGTCGCTGAATGCGACCGGGATAGAAATCTTCCCGACACTATTCAGCACGCAATAAGCGTTACGCTCAAGCCAATAACGTGACCATCAAGCGCGCGGCGCAAACAAGATGATGCCCATGCCTGCCAACGTAACGGCAACGCCAACGAAATCCCAGTTGGTAGGCTTGATGCCATCGACCACCCATAGCCAAGCCAATGCAACGGCAACATACGCGCCACCGTATGCTGCATAGACGCGGCCTGCCGCTTCTGGATGCAGCGAGAGCAACCATACAAACAAGACCAAACTAAGCGCAGCAGGAATCAGCAACCACACTGATCCCGCCTGACGTAACCATAGATACGGCAGATAACAACCGACAATCTCAGCGATGGCCGTCAAGACAAACAGGCCTATCGTTTTCATTTCAAACATTTTGACTTTCCGATACTGATGGTTCGTTTACCAAATGCCACTCCCACATTTCGCCATACTCGGGATGCTCTAATACATACACGAAGCGGAAACCGAGATTACGCAAAATCGCATTCGAAGCATTCTCTTCATTCGCAGTATGCGCAACGACTATCAACGCAGCTTGCTCTGCCTGCACGATCTCCAGCAACTGCCGCACCATCAGCGTAGCGATTCCCTTGCCCTCTGAATCAGGGAAGGTGAAGTAACCAATTTCCACCTTGCCATCCAATGGCGGTGCCTTGAATGCGCATGCACCAACCACCTTCCCATTCTTCTGCGCAAGATAGCCTACCCACGGCAAAACAAAACCTGCATCCACATATAAAGAGGCCGTTGCAGCACACACTTGTTGCGCGATGTTATCCAGCGCACCAACCTTGCTGACGGGAGAACCTTGCGAATTAATTTGAATGAGATCGATATATGTCATGAGAGTTGGATGAGCTTACTTTTTGTAAGCGTGGTGTAAGAAAAACGGATGCAATCACAACACTATGATCACGCGCAAAAAATAATTGAACCATTTAATCAGATTAATTTGATCGTCACAAATCGATTTACCGTTGGTTCAATAGATACATAAAGACGATATCAATATCAATTTAGAAATCACTCGTACACAGCAGCGACATTCGTT is a genomic window containing:
- a CDS encoding helix-turn-helix domain-containing protein gives rise to the protein MANADASQHEDELDPVKVTILRHLWEASQESALWSLAKLSKRSCIPMSTLRRTLSEFEDAGIVDVTTHEDGRIFASLNATGIEIFPTLFSTQ
- a CDS encoding YnfA family protein produces the protein MFEMKTIGLFVLTAIAEIVGCYLPYLWLRQAGSVWLLIPAALSLVLFVWLLSLHPEAAGRVYAAYGGAYVAVALAWLWVVDGIKPTNWDFVGVAVTLAGMGIILFAPRA
- a CDS encoding GNAT family N-acetyltransferase, producing the protein MTYIDLIQINSQGSPVSKVGALDNIAQQVCAATASLYVDAGFVLPWVGYLAQKNGKVVGACAFKAPPLDGKVEIGYFTFPDSEGKGIATLMVRQLLEIVQAEQAALIVVAHTANEENASNAILRNLGFRFVYVLEHPEYGEMWEWHLVNEPSVSESQNV